From Candidatus Pedobacter colombiensis, one genomic window encodes:
- a CDS encoding RagB/SusD family nutrient uptake outer membrane protein: MKNKKIIACIFCFLGMVSLTGCKKFLLQTSDTQKEAGQSFRTIEDLRASTAFLYTAPWSKFHRDVPAITDGRANNLYIDGVTGTLASISLFAESSNFVEFGVVWSGAYVAITQSDYIIKDYVPMAIANGVDATKAKACEGEARFMRGTGYWYLAMLWHDVPIIDDPRDQVLNTIIAPNRFEDILQYAINDLTSAVELLPATDTKGRVTKYSAKAMLARLCLTAANYAQGNRFSTDYLTRNNVGSNNELAEKYYNQVKTLTESVITESSYDILDDYEDLFKTQNNNNREVLFGVQYPSGLTDADLRNAVSEKLAYNAEVTGNLANSSSLFVSYDMLKWFVDDGALSRLRGSVCIPGQNYSYLGTQLPAGSWTVPVSTSSRTKCSLKKYMVGSTKDTDGAAVKGNSGLIPAVIRMAEVYLMYTEAAMGLTDQTSDAKALSYFNKVRKRAFKLNINDFVPYTIVTKNTLLKERRLEFFYEGLYWPDLVRRSFYDMNWVLSFLNNKLKDSNASTEFTSWTSYSYTYDPTKYATTGGWNSSPRQQAGYIPQQVVHNVPEGSYVHAVGAKSNIWAFPYPSIESSANPKLNSEPVKYQF; the protein is encoded by the coding sequence ATGAAAAATAAAAAGATAATAGCCTGCATTTTCTGTTTCCTGGGAATGGTTAGTTTAACAGGCTGTAAAAAATTTCTGTTGCAAACATCTGATACGCAAAAAGAGGCTGGTCAGTCTTTCCGTACTATTGAAGATTTACGGGCAAGCACCGCATTTTTATATACTGCACCTTGGTCAAAGTTTCATCGTGACGTTCCCGCAATAACGGACGGAAGAGCTAACAATCTCTACATTGATGGTGTTACCGGGACATTGGCTTCTATTTCATTATTTGCAGAAAGTTCAAATTTTGTAGAGTTTGGAGTGGTATGGTCAGGTGCTTATGTAGCCATTACGCAGTCTGATTATATTATAAAAGATTATGTTCCAATGGCAATAGCCAACGGAGTAGACGCGACTAAAGCAAAAGCATGTGAAGGAGAGGCCCGTTTTATGCGTGGTACAGGTTATTGGTATTTAGCCATGTTATGGCATGATGTGCCCATCATTGATGATCCCAGAGACCAGGTGTTAAACACGATCATTGCTCCAAATCGTTTTGAGGATATATTGCAATATGCGATAAATGATTTAACATCAGCTGTAGAATTGCTCCCGGCAACAGATACAAAAGGCCGTGTTACTAAATATAGTGCCAAAGCTATGTTAGCCAGACTTTGCTTAACCGCAGCTAATTACGCACAAGGAAACAGATTTTCAACAGATTATTTAACCCGAAACAATGTTGGAAGTAATAATGAACTGGCAGAAAAGTATTACAATCAGGTTAAAACATTAACTGAAAGTGTGATCACAGAATCAAGCTATGATATTTTAGACGACTACGAAGATTTGTTTAAAACGCAGAATAACAACAATAGAGAGGTTTTGTTTGGTGTTCAGTATCCATCGGGGCTTACAGATGCGGATTTGCGTAATGCGGTGAGTGAAAAATTGGCTTATAATGCCGAGGTGACTGGAAATTTAGCGAATAGCAGTAGTCTTTTCGTGTCTTATGATATGCTAAAATGGTTTGTTGATGATGGGGCACTGTCAAGATTAAGGGGGAGTGTTTGTATTCCCGGCCAAAATTATTCATACCTGGGTACACAGCTTCCGGCAGGTAGTTGGACTGTGCCTGTAAGTACTTCGAGCAGGACTAAATGTAGCTTAAAGAAATATATGGTAGGTAGTACTAAAGATACTGATGGTGCTGCTGTAAAAGGAAATTCAGGATTGATACCAGCTGTGATTAGAATGGCAGAAGTCTACTTAATGTATACAGAAGCAGCAATGGGGTTAACTGACCAAACTTCTGATGCTAAAGCGTTGAGTTATTTTAATAAGGTTAGAAAGCGGGCATTCAAGTTAAACATAAACGACTTTGTGCCCTACACAATTGTTACTAAAAATACGCTTTTAAAGGAAAGACGTTTGGAGTTCTTTTATGAAGGATTGTATTGGCCTGATTTGGTACGCAGATCATTTTATGATATGAATTGGGTGCTCAGCTTCTTAAATAATAAATTGAAAGATAGTAATGCAAGTACTGAGTTTACAAGCTGGACATCCTATTCTTATACGTATGATCCGACAAAATATGCTACTACCGGTGGATGGAATAGTTCTCCACGTCAACAAGCAGGATATATTCCTCAACAAGTAGTACACAACGTTCCCGAAGGTTCGTATGTTCATGCAGTTGGTGCTAAATCAAATATATGGGCATTCCCTTATCCTTCAATCGAATCTTCAGCGAATCCTAAATTAAATTCTGAGCCTGTTAAGTATCAATTTTAA
- a CDS encoding glycan-binding surface protein has translation MKKSATIFYMSFIFLSCLGLSSCKKDNSKTIQINSVWSNEINVESKQIHAAYFNSWIRLHGEGLTGLQKIYFNGTDIPFNPNYVTDNDILVKVPGIATGVAVQDQQQLNTVRILTLNGEAIYHDFIFKDPNKIPSVASVSNTMPYPGEVIEVSGGNLDNVTKVYFPGNIEAEIKSVTSKIVKVGVPNNVDRNLSGAMKVVADGDEFLSPPYMFYQKGIFLKTFTEDVMSVNGSANIKIYSTPSSISTITNLSINPDVILAIPEVSKNVAVSSAWTGYFKYNPSAALQKIINDPSSGITGSSSLQNLAFQFDLYMNQSWSSGYISFCINKNAGATTAAYRYNIYSSATTASFDFNGGWKTITVPFGNFKSLALGSLADYIGVITSNNYEALIGFSNYNPENDGHTAKALSNFQMFIANVRIVRTK, from the coding sequence ATGAAAAAAAGCGCAACAATCTTCTATATGTCTTTTATCTTTTTATCCTGTCTAGGATTAAGCTCCTGCAAAAAGGATAACAGCAAAACAATACAAATTAATAGTGTATGGAGCAATGAAATTAATGTAGAAAGTAAACAGATACATGCTGCTTATTTTAACAGTTGGATACGATTACACGGAGAGGGATTAACAGGTCTTCAAAAGATTTATTTCAATGGAACTGATATTCCTTTTAACCCTAACTATGTTACTGATAATGATATTCTTGTCAAAGTGCCAGGCATTGCCACAGGAGTTGCAGTGCAAGATCAGCAGCAGCTAAATACGGTACGAATACTAACCTTGAATGGAGAAGCGATATACCATGATTTTATTTTTAAGGATCCGAATAAAATACCTAGTGTAGCGAGCGTTTCTAATACAATGCCTTATCCCGGAGAGGTAATCGAAGTTTCGGGGGGGAATTTAGATAATGTTACGAAAGTATATTTTCCAGGAAATATTGAAGCAGAAATAAAATCTGTTACGAGTAAAATAGTAAAGGTAGGGGTTCCTAATAATGTTGACCGAAACCTTAGTGGTGCAATGAAAGTCGTTGCGGACGGAGATGAGTTCCTATCTCCTCCTTATATGTTTTATCAAAAAGGTATTTTCTTAAAAACGTTTACCGAAGATGTGATGAGCGTTAATGGTAGCGCAAATATTAAGATTTATAGTACCCCTTCAAGCATTTCAACGATCACGAACTTATCCATTAATCCAGATGTTATTTTGGCAATACCGGAAGTTTCAAAAAACGTGGCGGTTTCCAGCGCTTGGACAGGTTACTTTAAATATAATCCTTCTGCTGCATTGCAAAAAATAATTAATGATCCATCAAGTGGAATTACAGGATCATCATCTTTACAAAATCTGGCATTTCAATTTGATTTATATATGAATCAATCATGGAGTTCAGGATATATTTCATTTTGTATAAATAAAAATGCAGGTGCAACAACAGCGGCTTATCGCTACAATATTTATTCATCGGCAACTACTGCATCATTTGATTTTAATGGGGGATGGAAAACCATAACAGTACCTTTTGGAAATTTTAAAAGTTTAGCTTTAGGATCATTGGCAGATTACATTGGTGTAATTACCAGTAATAATTATGAAGCATTGATAGGTTTTTCTAACTATAATCCTGAGAATGATGGTCACACTGCAAAAGCACTTAGTAACTTTCAAATGTTCATAGCAAACGTCCGTATTGTGCGTACCAAATAA